The genomic DNA CACCACCAGCGACCACCTGCCCGATACCTACAACATGCTCTTCCGCGACGATGGACAGCTCATCGCCCATCCCGAGCTGAACATGGAGGGGGCCGAGACCAGCTACAACCTGCTCAGCGGCATCCATCTGCCCGATGCCCCGTTCAAACAGTCCGACTCCACCGCGCTGCGCCTCCACCTGAACTCCATCTTCAAGCAACTCCGGCGTACCCCCGAGGCACACACGATGCGGATTCCCGAGTCCGGTGAGTACGCGGCCATGGCCAAGCTCACCGGCCCCGGCTGGAACTTCGTGACCCTCCTGCCCGAGAAGGTCGTGTCCAAGACCGCCCTCGGTGCGGCCAAGTACGTGTTGGCGTTCGGCGTCGTGTCGCTGCTCCTGGAGCTGGGCATCATGTACTGGGTGCTCAAGCAGAAGATCTCCCGGCCCCTGTTGTCCTTCAGCGATGCCGCCGACTCCCTCGCCTCGGGTGACTTCAAGGTCGGGTTGGACCTCACCCGCCGCGACGAGCTGGGTCGGCTGGCCCACGCCTTCCAGCGCATGGCCATCGAGTTGCAGCGGCGCGAGGACGCCCTGCGGCAAGCCAACGAGGGACTTGAGCAACGGGTGGAACACCGCACCCAGGAACTGCAGGACGTCCACCGACAGCTCATCGAGACCGCCCGGCAGGTGGGCCGCGCCGAGGTCGCCACCAACGTCCTGCACAACGTGGGCAACGTGCTCAACAGCGTCCATACCTCGGCGGTGATCGCACGAGAACGATTGTCCGGATTGAAGCTGGAGAGCGTGGAGAAAGTGGTCGTCCTGCTCGAGGAACATCGGACCAACCTCGCGGCCTTCCTCACGAGCGACGAGCGGGGACGCAATGCCCTCCCCTTCCTCTCCCGGTTGGGCAAGCACATGCAGGAGGAACGCGAGGAGATCAACGCCCTGCTCAATGACGTCAGCCGGTACACCGAGCACATCGGCGCCATCGTCAAGCTGCAGCAGCACTACGCCCGCACGCCCCAGCACCTGTACGAGCCCGTCAATCTGGCGGAGCTCGTCGAGGACGCCTTGCGCATCAACCAGGCCGCGCTCGGCCGCCACTCCGTCCGCGTGGAGAGCGATCTGGAGGCCCTGCCTCCCATCATGACCGAGAAGCACAAGGTGTTGATGATCCTGGTCAACCTCATCAGCAACGCCAAGTACGCCCTGGAATCCATTCCCGAGGAGCAGCGCTGCATCACCGTGATCCTTCGCCGCCCCCAAGAAGATCGCATCCTCCTGACGGTGAGGGACAATGGCATCGGCATCGCGCCGGAGATGCTCACGCGCATCTTCCAACATGGCTTCACCACCCGCGAGGAAGGACACGGCTTCGGCCTGCATTCCAGCGCCCTCGCGGCCCAGGAGATGGGCGGCTCACTCACCGCGAGCAGCGAGGGAGTCGGCCGCGGTGCCATGTTCACGCTCGAGCTGCCCATCCATCCAGAACCCCTCAACACCCAGGCCAAGGCGTAACAGCGCGGTGGGCGGCCCCCCTTCCGGGCTGATAAGACCCCCGCTCATGACGGACAAGACCATCATCGAGGGGCTTCAAGGACTGAGGGCCGCCGCCGGACGCACACTCGGCAGTTCCGGATGGAAGACGCTCACGGATCAGGAGATCATCCGCTTCGCCGAGGCCACGGGCGATTTCCAGTGGATCCACGTGGACCGCGAACGGTGTGAGCGGGAGTCTCCCTTCGGCGTGCCCGTCGCCCACGGCTATTTCAGCGTCTCGCGCATCGCGGGTCTGTTCTTCGAGGCCGTGGAGATCCGAGGCTTCCCGCTCGTCCTCAACTACGGCTTGAACAAGGTCCGCTTTCCCGCTCCCCTCGAGTCCGGAGCCCGCTACCGGCTGACCCTCGAGCTCAAGGAACTCAAGGACCTGCCCAAGGGCGTCGAGGCCCTCCTGCTCGCGAACATCGAGATCGAGGGCTCGTCCAAGCCCGCCTGCGCCGCGGAGGTGCTCTACCGCTTCCTGCTCGGATGAGGCCCGATGGGCGGAGGGTACATCACCCTATCCCGGATCCCGTCCATGGACGGGCAGGCTCAAGGTGAAGGTCGTGCCCACGCCCAGCTCGCTGCGCACCTGAATCCCTCCCCCCATCTTCTGGATGATGGACAGGCTGATGGACAGCCCGAGTCCGGTTCCCGCCCCCGCCGGTTTCGTGGTGAAGAACGGCTCGAAGATGTGCGGCAGGACGTCGGGAGGAATGCCCGTACCGGAGTCCGAGATCTCGATGCGCGCCCAGTCTCCATCGCGCAGGGTGACGACCCGGAGCACCTGGTCTTCCGGCTTCCCGGAACGCATGGCGTGCACGGCGTTGACCACCAGGTTGAGGAAGACCTGGCTGAGCCGCCCCTCGCTGGCGGGAATCAGCGGCAGCGCGCTGTCATAGCGCTTGTCCACCCGAGCCACGTGCTTGAGTTCGCCGTGCGCCATGCGCAACACGACGTCCAGGCACGCGTGCAGATCCACTGGCGCCAGTTCCTCACCCGCCGTGTGCGAGAAGAAGCGCATGTCGCGCACGATGTCCCGGACGCGTCGGCCTCCGGACAGGGACTCGGCCAGGATGTCCTTCAGCTCGGCGAGCGTATCGAGCACTCGCGACGGCACGCCCGGCAGGGGCTCCAACGCCTGCGCCAGCTCGTCACGGCACTCCTGGAGATAGGTGAGGTTGGAGAGCACGTACGCCATGGGGTTGTTGATCTCATGGGCGATGCCCGCCGCCAGCGCGCCCATGGAGGCGAGCCGCTCGTTCTGGATGGCCTGCTGCTCGAGCCGCCACTTCTCGGTGACGTCATGGCCGACCACGAGCAACCGCCGGGTGTTTCCCGTCACCTGGAGCGAGGCGGCCAGGTCCAGCATCAGCCGGCCTCCCTTGGGCGATTCCAGCACCTGACTCTCGAGCCGCACCGTTCCCACCACGCGCAAATCCCTCAGCGCCCGGCGCAACGGCTCACGACTCTTCTCTGGCGCGAACGTTTCGAAGGAAAGGCCCCGCAGGTCATCCTCGGAGGCGCCCATGAGACGCAGCGCCACGGGATTGAGGTCCAGCACGCTGCCTTCCTCGTTCAGCAGGAAGACGGCCTCTCCCGAGTTCTGCATGAGGTGGTGGTTGCGAAGGTGAGCCTCGCGGATCTGCGCTTCCAGGTTCGCCACGTGGCGCTCCACGAGCAGCTTCGCATCCTGCACCGCGGCCTGCTGCCGACGGCTCTCACTGATGTCCGCGTAGATGCCCACCATGCCCCTCACCGAGCCATCCGGATGCTTGAGCGGTACCTTGCTCGTCAGCACCCAGGCCTCCTCCCCCGAGGCGCGGTGCAGGGGTTCCTCGAAGGACAACTTGGGCTGACCCGATTCCATGATCGCGAAGTCGTCCCGGCGATAGGCCTCGGCTTGAGCACGCGGCATGGGCAGTTCCAGATCCGTCTTCCCCAGGACTTCCTCGGGCGTGCCCAGCCCCAGGTCCTGAGCGAACCGTGGGTTGGCCCCCAGGTAGACGCCGCGGCGATCCTTCCAGAAAATCGAATACGGAATGTGCGTGAGGATGCTGCTGAGCAGCGCCTGCTGCTCACGGAGTTGTCCCTCGATCCGCTGGCGCTCATCCATTTCCGCCCGCAGGCGCACGTTGAGCGCACGCATGTGCTCGTGCGCCCGTGCCAGCTCCTCGTTGCGCGCCCGCATCGTGTTCATCTGCGCGCGCATGCGCATCAACAACTCGACCTGCCGCTTGAGCCCCAGCAGGCTGTCGCGCTGGGCCTCACTCAGGGTGCGCGAGCGCTGATCGATGACGCAGAGGGTTCCCAGGAAGAAGCCGTCCTCCGTCTGGAGGGGCGCCCCCGCGTAGAAGCGGATGAAGGGATGGCCCAGGACCAGCGGATTGGTGGCGAAGCGCTCGTCGGCCCGTGCATCCTCGACGAGGAAGATCTCGCCGCGCTCGATGGCGTGGGAACAGAAGGAGATGCAACGATCCGTCTCCTCCACACCGGGTAGCCCCACGTTCGCCTTGAACCACTGCCGATCCCGGTCCACCAGGCTGATGAGCGCGATGGGCGTGCCACAGGACTCGGCGGCGAGCCGCACGAGGTCGTCGTACTCCGGCTCGGGAAGCGTATCGAGGAGGCCGGTGCGCGCGAGGGCTTCGAGTCGTTGGCTCTCGTCGACGATCGGCGGAACAGGAGGAGTCATAACCTTGGCGAGAAGAGAACGCCGTCGAGACATAGGAACGCAGCCCTTCACCAAGACAATCCGTTGGACCTAAAAAAGGACCTTCGGACGACCAATGCACGGTGGGTCACCCCGACATACAAGCGGACTGTCCGGTAAGGGATGGCGTCGCATGTTAAGTGCCCACTATCCTTCAGTCCACGTGGTGCCTCGTACGCCGGTCAACGGAGGGTCACGCGCGCGTCACCGTCTGAAAGACAGGCGTTGAAGGGGTTCCCCCATCGGCTCAAGGTGCTCCGGCCAACGCCGCGTACTACCGCGCTGACTCGAGAGGACGCCACCATGAACCGCAGGGAATTCCTCGAAGCCACGCTCGCCCTGATGGTCGCCTCCAATGCCATCGCCGCGAGCAAGCCCCCCTCCGCCCGGGAAATCCCCCGCCGCAAGCTGGGGCGCACGGGCGAACAGGTGTCCTGCATCGGACTGGGTGGCGCCCACATCGGCCGGCAGAAGGACGAGGCCGAGAGCATCCGCATCATCCGGCGCGCGCTCGACAACGGCATCAACTTCCTCGACAACTGCTGGGACTACAACGAGGGACAGAGCGAGCTGCGCATGGGCAAGGCCCTCCAGGACGGCTACCGCGCCAAGGCCTTCCTGATGACGAAGATCGATGGCCGCGACAAGAAGACCGCCGCGGCGCAGATCGACGAGTCGCTCCAGCGCTTGCGCACGGATCACTTGGATCTGCTGCAGTTGCACGAGATCATCCACGACAACGATCCCGAACGCTCCTTCGCGCAGGGCGGCGCCATCGAGGCCATGGAGGAGGCACGCAAGGCGGGCAAAGCGCGATTCCTGGGCTTCACCGGCCACAAATCACCCGCCATGCACCTGCGCATGCTCGAAGCCGCCCAACAGCACGGCTTCCGCTTCGACGCCGTGCAGATGCCGCTCAACGTGCTGGATGCCCACTACGATAGCTTCGAGAAGCGCGTGCTTCCCGTGCTCGTGCGCGAGGAGATCGCCGTGCTCGGCATGAAGCCCCTGGGGGGCTCCTTCATCCTGCAGAGCAAGGCGGTGACCGCTCCCGAGTGCCTGCGCTACGCCCTGTCCCTGCCCGTGAGCGTGACCATCACCGGAATGGACTCCCTGGCTCGGGTGGATCAAGCCCTGAAGGTCGCCCGGGATTTCCAGCCCCTGTCGGAGAAACAGGTCCAGGCATTGCTCGCCAAGACCGAAAAAGTGGCGAAGGACGGAGCACTCGAGAAATACAAGACGAGCATCCACTTCGACGGCACGACCAAGCATCCTGAATGGCTGGGGTAGTGCCCACGACACGCACAAGGAGACGACATGGCCGAGGGACGTAAAGGACGGGAGATCCACCTGAAGTCTCGCCCGCAGGGAGAGCCCACGCAGTCCAACTTCGAGCTGGTGGAGGTGACGATCCCCGAACCCGCCGAGGGACAGGTGCTCGTGCGCAACCACTTCATGTCCGTGGATCCTTATATGCGGGGCCGGATGAACGACACCAAGTCCTACGTCCCGCCCTTCCAGCTCGGCCAGGCGCTGGATGGAGGCGCGGTGGGCCAGGTGGTCCGCTCGCGCTCGCCCGCGCTCAAGGAGGGTGACTTCGTCGTGGGCAGCGGCGGCTGGCGCGACTACAGCGTGGGCAACGCCAAGGGCTACTCCAAGGTGGACCCGAAGCTGGCCCCCCTCCAGGCGTACCTCGGTGTGCTCGGCATGCCGGGCCAGACGGCGTACGTGGGACTGCTCGACATCGGCAAGCCCGTCGCGGGTGAGACGGTGTTCGTCTCCGGCGCGGCCGGCGCGGTGGGCGGGCTCGTCGGGCAGATCGCCAAGCTCAAGGGCTGCCGCACCGTGGGCAGCGCCGGCTCGGCCCAGAAGGTGGCGCACCTGCGCGAGAAGCTCGGGTTCGACGCGGCCTTCAACTACAAGGACGGCCCCGCGGCGCAAGCCCTGGACACGCTGTGCCCCGAGGGCATCGACGTCTACTTCGACAACGTGGGCGGCGAGCAGCTCGAGGCGGCCATCGGGAAGATGAAGAACCACGGGCGCATCGCCCTGTGTGGCGCCATCTCCCAGTACAACGCCACCTCGCCCACACCGGGACCCCGCAACCTCATACTCGCCGTGGGCAAGCGGCTCACGCTGCGTGGCTTCATCGTCTCCGACCACCAGGACCGGTACGCGGACTTCCTGCGTGACATGTCCGGCTGGCTGCGCGAGGGCAAGGTGACGCTGGAGGAGACCGTGGTGGACGGCCTGGAGAGGGCCCCCGAGGCCTTCATCGGCCTGCTGCGCGGAGACAACACCGGCAAGATGGTCGTGAGGATCGCGGCGGACTCCGCCGGTTCCTAGACACCCCCGCGTCCAAAGGCGCTACAGTCCGGCGTTCCTCCGCCGCGATGATCCAGCTTCACGCCGTCCACCACCACTTCGGGGAGCGCCCCGTCCTCCAGGGGCTCGACCTGCACCTGACCGAGCGCCGCGTGGGCGTGGTGGGCGGCAACGGTTCCGGAAAGAGCACCTTCGCGCGGCTCCTCAATGGCCTGCTCGTGCCCGAACGAGGACGCGTGCTCGTCGACGGGCTCGATACCCGCACCGACGCGCGCGCCGTCCGCCGTCAGGTGGGCTTCGTCTTCCAGAACCCGGACAACCAGATCGTCCTGCCCACCGTCGAGGAGGATCTGGCCTTCGGCCTCAAGAACCTGCGACTGCCTCCCGCGGACGTCTCCGCGCGTGTCACCGCCGCCCTGCGCCGCCATGACCTGGAAGCGCTTCGCCACCATCCCGCCCACCTGCTGAGCGGAGGCCAGAAGCAACTGCTCGCCCTGTCCAGCGTGCTCGTCATGGAGCCGCGCTACATCGTCTTCGACGAGCCCACCACGCTGCTGGACTTGCGCAACAAGCGCCGGCTCGCCCAGGCCATCCACGCCCTGCCCCAGACGGCCATCGTCGTCACCCACGATCTGGAGCTGCTGCACGACTTCGACCGCGTGCTCGTCTTCGACGAGGGCCGGATCGTCCTCGATGATGTGCCCGCGGTGGCGCTCGAGGCCTACGTGCGGAGCATGGCGTGAGCCTCGGCCTCTACCTGCACCGCGACTCGCCCGTCCACACGGCCTCGGCGGGCGCCAAGATGGCCGGGTTGCTCGGGGCGGGCCTCGGGCTCCTGCTCTTCCCGTCCCCTCCGGTGCTCGGCACCGCGCTGGCCGCCACGCTCGGCCTCTTCGCGCTCGCACGCATCCACCCTCGCGAACTGGCACCCATGGCGCGTCTGCTCGCCTGGATGCTCGTGCCCCTGTTTCTCCTGCATGGGTGGCTGGCCGGATGGGACACCGCGGTGCAGACCGTGCTGCGACTCGCCCTCCTGTTGCTGCTCGCCACGCTCGTCTCCCTCACCACGCGCGCCTCGGACCAACTCGAGACGCTGCAGCGCGCCCTGCGGCCCCTGGCTCGCTTCGGCGTGAGCCCCGCCCGCCTGAGCCTGATGCTGTCGCTCACCCTGCGCTTCATCCCCTTGATGGCCACGTGGGTGCGCGAAGTGCGCGAGGCCCAGAGCGTGCGCGGCCTGGAGCGCGATCCCCTGGCCCTGCTCGTGCCCCTGCTCGTCAAGACGCTGCGCACCGCGGACGCGCTCGCCGAGGCCATCGACGCGCGCTGTTTCGACTCCGAGGACCCTTCGTGAAGACCCGCGATCTCGTCCATGTCGCCCTGTTCGCCGCCCTCGTGGCCGCGCTCGGGTTGCTCCCGCCCTTCCCCCTGCCCTGGCTGCCCGTGCCCATCACCGCGCAGACGCTGGGGGTGATGCTCGCGGGCTCCACGCTCGGGGCGCGCAAGGCGGGCCTGGCCTTGGGCCTCTTCCATCTGCTCGTGGCCGCGGGATTGCCCCTGCTCGCGGGAGGCAATGGCGGGCTCGCCGTCTACCCCGGACCCACGGGGGGCTTCTTCGTGGGCTGGCTGCCCGCGGCCTTCCTCATCGGGTGGCTCACCGAGCGGGCCTGGGCGTCCCTATCAGTGCCGCTCGCCTTCGCCATCAACGTGCTGGGCGGCATCGTCGTCCTCTACGCCGTGGGCATCCCCTGGCTCGCCGTGGTCGCGAAACTGCCGCTCGCCAAGGCCGCGCTCGGCTCACTCGTGTTCGTTCCCGGGGACCTCGTGAAGGCGGCCCTCGCCGCCTCCACCGCCGTCACCCTGAAGCGCGCCTGGCCGCTCATTCCCGCGCCCCGCCCCGCCGAGCCTCCGCCCACCGCCCATCAGTGAACGGGCCCCAGGGCCCGGGAGCCCATCGCTCCCGAGCCCCGTGGATCCACCGCTACGGCGCCTGATGCCCCCGCAGACGCGGTGGCAGGTGCGGCGCGAACTCCGGGTACTGGGGCCGGGGCACGGTGGGTACCCGCTTCATGGTGGTCACCCCCGCCCACCGGCGCACCGTGTCCTGGGCCTGTGTCCGCAGCGGTTCGGGAAGCTGGCTGATGGAAGCGCCGTGATTGCCACCCGGCACCTCGTACACGTACGAGTCCTGGGCGTTCCCGAGCGAGTACGCCGCCGCGCTCCACGGATCCAGCTCTCCGTAGATGAACAACAATCGTTCGCCCTGGGTGGACACCCAATCCTGGATGTCCTGCATCGCCTGGGCCTGGAAGACGAGCGGCAGACCGGGCGGCGAGTAGACCGGCGCGATGTCCGTGTTGGGGAAGTAGATGAGGCTGCCCAGGAAGTCTTCGTAGGGCCGGGGCCAGCCCAGCTCCACCGCCGCCTGGTAGTAGTACGCCGCGAACCGGCCAATGCTCCCGGAGCCCGTGTCGGCGAACGTGGACAGACCCACGAAGTAGTTCATGGCATCCAGCAGGTACTGGTTGCTCGCTTCAGGCCCCAGGAACAGCTCACATTCCGAGGGGTCCGAGTACTGCCAGAAGGCGAAATAGGTTTCGATGACGGCATGCTCCAGCGCCTTGTCCAAGCCGAGCTGGTTGAACGTCTGCCCCGTCCGCGAGGCGTAGTCTCGCAACAGGTCCAACATCTCCGGACGCCGCTCCAGCACCGTGCGCTGGAAGGTGTGGATGCGCTCGCGGCAGGCCGCCTGCTCGGCGCCTCCCACGGCGTCCTGGAAGGCCGGGAAGCGCGCGTCATCCGCTCGTGCGATGGGCGTGACGTACGCCACCGTGCCGTCGATGTCCTGGGGGTAGAAGCGCCGGAAGAACACCACCGCTTCTCCGCCCTTGCTGGCTCCCGTGGACAGCCACCGGCCACCGTAGATGGGTTTGAAGGCCTGGACGACGCGGTGGAAGTCCGCCGCCGACTGCTGGATGGTCAGTTGGCTCCAGTCCGCGGGTGACGGAATGCTCGGAGGGAAGAAGCGATGCTCGATCGAGAGCTGGTTCGCCCCCAGGAGTTGCATCAGCTCGGTCCGGCCCGTGGAGAGATAGTAGCCACTCGTGGAGAGCACCATCGGCGCCGTGTCCGACTTGTGCCACAACGCCAGGCGCTGCGTGAACCGCTGGCATTCCGGACGGTGGTGATCCGCCGGCTGATCGTAGGACATGAGGAAGTAGCGGTAGCCGGAGACCCCGCTGGACCGTTCCTCCACGGTGAGCCCCGGAATGGCACTCAAGCGGACCAGGATGTCCTCCGTCGTGTCCGCGACGACTCGCGCATCCCCTGGGGAAGCAAGGCGCTCGTACAGGGAAGTGGCTCCACCGCACATGGAGCCGCCCCCATCCGTCCCGCCCGAGCCTCCATCCGTTCCCGCGTCGTCCTCTGACTGGCCTCCATCCTCCACCGGAATGCCCGCGTCCGGAATGCCCGCGTCGCCCGTCGGAGAACCCGAGTCCACCGGATCCGGGCTGGGCTCCTTCATGCCGGAGTCAGGACCCTGGACACCCGAGTCCGGCAGCGGGGTGGGTTTGTCTCCTCCGCATGCTGTCTGAACGAGCAGCACGCCCAAGGAGATCAATACGAAGGAACAGCGACTCCAACGGCCACGGGAACTCATGAACGCCTCGATCATTCACACCGGACTCAAGCGAGTCCGTCGAGGCGAACGTACCGCAGACCCGCCGGCTCCAGACTCAGTGACGAGCCGAACCCGGCTCCGACAGCGCCCGGTGCAACTCCGCCGTGGTGGTGGGAGGCAGCACCGCGGCCGCGGCGACGAAGGCCTTGTTCTTGAACGAGCCCGCGACGACCTTGTCCGTGCCCTCCATCAAGGCCTCGAAGCCCTGGCGCGCGACGAGCTCCGGACTGTCCTTCTTGTCCGTGCCGACCCGGGTGTCATCCATGCCCGCGCGGTGGAAGAAATTGGTCTCCGTGGGTCCTGGCAGGAGCGCCGTGACCGTCACCCCGGTGTCCTTGAGTTCGTTGCGGATGGACTCGGCGAAGGACAGCAGGAACGCCTTGGAGGCGGCGTACACGGCCTCGAACGGGCCGGGCATCGTCGCGGCGATGGATGAGGTGAACAGGATGCGGCCTTCGCCTCTCTCCACCATGTCCTTCACCACGCGCTTGGCGAGATGGACGGAGGACGTGACGTTGAGACTGATGAGGTTGAGTTCCGCCTGGAGGTCCGTGTCGCGGGCGAAGTCACCGCCCACGCCCACCCCGGCGTTGATGGCGATCGCGTCCACGGGACGGCCCGCGTACTGGATGCGCTCGTAGAGCTGCTCCACGCCTTCATATCTGGCGAGATCCACCTGCATGCTCTCCACCCGGCCACCCAGGCCCTCCAAGGCCTGGGCCGCCCTGACGATGCCCGGGTCCTCCGCGACCACCAGGAGGTCGAAACCCTTCTGGGCGAACTGCTTCGCCAGCTCGTAGCCAATGCCACTGGAGGCCCCCGTGACGACCGCCAGGGGACGCGTCTTCGTTGTCTCGCTCCGAGCCATGTCCATTCCTCCGTCGTTCTGAGAATTCAGAGACGGCTTCAAGGTTGGGTCACGAACGGGCCCGGACAAGCAGCGCGAGGTGTATCCATCAGAGGATGGAAGCGGTTGGTTGGCTCCCTGCTCAGGAGCGTTCACCCAGAGACGACCACGCCTGGAGCGAGCGGAAGCGGCTGGGGCGCTGAGGCGGGCGGCTCCGAGACCTGACGCAACAACTCGATCAACTGATGCCGACCGTGTGGCAGGGGCGCCTCCGGACCCGTGAGCGCCAGCAGTCGCCGCTGAAGCACCTCCCCCGTGGGGGGCGCTGCGCTTGATCCTGACGCAGCAAATCCATGACGATGGCATCCAACGTGGGGGAGATGCCTGGCACGAGCTCGGAAGGCGCCTTGGGCGTCTGGTAGACGGTGGCGGCCATCAACTCGGCCTCGCTGTCGCCCTGAATGGTGCGCGCTCCGGTGAGCGCCTCATGCAGGGTGAGTCCAAGCGCGAAGAGGTCCGAACGTCCATCCAGGGGCTCGCCGCGGATCTGCTCCGGCGACATGTAACCCGCCTTGCCACGCACCGCATGCGCCTGGGTGAGGGCGACCCGGCTGGCCGCGCGCGCGATGCCGAAGTCCGACAGTTTCACTTCCCCCACGCGTGACAACAGGATGTTGGGTGGGTTCAGGTCGCGATGCACGAGGATCAGGGGCTCGCCGTTCGTGTCCGCGCGGGCGTGCATGTATCCCAGCGCCCCCGCGATCTCCACGCCGATATAGGCCACCACCGCCGGGGGCAGCCGGCGCCCGGGAACGCGCCTGAGCAGCGCGCTCATCGTCAGGCCCTGCACGTACTCCATGGAGAGAAAGACGGCGCCCTGGTGCCTGCCCAGATCGAGCACCTGGACGATGTTGGGATGGATGAGCAGCGAGCCCAATTCCGCCTCGCGCCGGAACAGGGCGAGAAACTCCTCGTTGTCCGCGTACGCGGGCAGCACGCGCTTGATGGCTACCTGCTTCTCGAAGCCGCCCTCTGGGCTGTATGTCGCGCGGAACACCTCGGCCATGCCTCCCACGCCCAGCCGCTCGTGGAGGAAGTACTTGCCCATCACGTCCTTCTCGCGGATGGCGCTCAACGCGGCCTCGGCCTTGCTCACGATGAGCCGCGCCAGGAGGGCCGTCAGCGGCCCATAGGCGAAGAGGAACACACAGCGCAGGCCCACCATCGGCGGCGACAGCGTATTCAAGGCCTCGGGAGGGAGTTTCGGCTGGATGAGCACCAAGTAGATGACCAGGTACTCCAGGGCGGCGAGCGCGGCGGCGAAGTACGCCAGACGCTGGCCCGCCCGGAGCGCGCACACGACGATGAGGGCCCCCCAGATGACCAACGGGGGCGTGGTGAGCGCGTACTCGGGGCCGTGGAAGACCCCGTCCGTGACGAACACGAGCGCGGGGATGGACACGGTGATGGCGCTGTCCACCCACTGGAGCGCCGGGTGGAAGCTGCCCCGGTGCAAGGTCCACAGCGAGAGCGCGTAATAGGCGGCCAGGACGAAGGTCAGCCCCGCGAGCGTCAACGACAGACCCCAGCCAATCATCCCGGAGAACACCAGCGCCGCCACACACCCGAGCGACATGAGGCCGCACAT from Melittangium boletus DSM 14713 includes the following:
- a CDS encoding biotin transporter BioY, producing the protein MKTRDLVHVALFAALVAALGLLPPFPLPWLPVPITAQTLGVMLAGSTLGARKAGLALGLFHLLVAAGLPLLAGGNGGLAVYPGPTGGFFVGWLPAAFLIGWLTERAWASLSVPLAFAINVLGGIVVLYAVGIPWLAVVAKLPLAKAALGSLVFVPGDLVKAALAASTAVTLKRAWPLIPAPRPAEPPPTAHQ
- a CDS encoding S28 family serine protease — protein: MKEPSPDPVDSGSPTGDAGIPDAGIPVEDGGQSEDDAGTDGGSGGTDGGGSMCGGATSLYERLASPGDARVVADTTEDILVRLSAIPGLTVEERSSGVSGYRYFLMSYDQPADHHRPECQRFTQRLALWHKSDTAPMVLSTSGYYLSTGRTELMQLLGANQLSIEHRFFPPSIPSPADWSQLTIQQSAADFHRVVQAFKPIYGGRWLSTGASKGGEAVVFFRRFYPQDIDGTVAYVTPIARADDARFPAFQDAVGGAEQAACRERIHTFQRTVLERRPEMLDLLRDYASRTGQTFNQLGLDKALEHAVIETYFAFWQYSDPSECELFLGPEASNQYLLDAMNYFVGLSTFADTGSGSIGRFAAYYYQAAVELGWPRPYEDFLGSLIYFPNTDIAPVYSPPGLPLVFQAQAMQDIQDWVSTQGERLLFIYGELDPWSAAAYSLGNAQDSYVYEVPGGNHGASISQLPEPLRTQAQDTVRRWAGVTTMKRVPTVPRPQYPEFAPHLPPRLRGHQAP
- a CDS encoding SDR family NAD(P)-dependent oxidoreductase; protein product: MARSETTKTRPLAVVTGASSGIGYELAKQFAQKGFDLLVVAEDPGIVRAAQALEGLGGRVESMQVDLARYEGVEQLYERIQYAGRPVDAIAINAGVGVGGDFARDTDLQAELNLISLNVTSSVHLAKRVVKDMVERGEGRILFTSSIAATMPGPFEAVYAASKAFLLSFAESIRNELKDTGVTVTALLPGPTETNFFHRAGMDDTRVGTDKKDSPELVARQGFEALMEGTDKVVAGSFKNKAFVAAAAVLPPTTTAELHRALSEPGSARH
- a CDS encoding serine/threonine-protein kinase, coding for MPPVVAPASHSARLLQEYLDQDVVPREMSIARFMCGLMSLGCVAALVFSGMIGWGLSLTLAGLTFVLAAYYALSLWTLHRGSFHPALQWVDSAITVSIPALVFVTDGVFHGPEYALTTPPLVIWGALIVVCALRAGQRLAYFAAALAALEYLVIYLVLIQPKLPPEALNTLSPPMVGLRCVFLFAYGPLTALLARLIVSKAEAALSAIREKDVMGKYFLHERLGVGGMAEVFRATYSPEGGFEKQVAIKRVLPAYADNEEFLALFRREAELGSLLIHPNIVQVLDLGRHQGAVFLSMEYVQGLTMSALLRRVPGRRLPPAVVAYIGVEIAGALGYMHARADTNGEPLILVHRDLNPPNILLSRVGEVKLSDFGIARAASRVALTQAHAVRGKAGYMSPEQIRGEPLDGRSDLFALGLTLHEALTGARTIQGDSEAELMAATVYQTPKAPSELVPGISPTLDAIVMDLLRQDQAQRPPRGRCFSGDCWRSRVRRRPCHTVGIS